In Vulpes lagopus strain Blue_001 chromosome 20, ASM1834538v1, whole genome shotgun sequence, the DNA window CCTGCGTGGCCACAGGGCCCGGGGAGGTGTCCGGACATGGCCCCGGGAGCAAGCGGGGAGCGCGAGTGGGGTCGGGCTGACCAGGGCTCTCTCCCCAGCCGCCTGCCAGTGCTCGCGGATCGAGGCCTCCCACAGGAAGAACTGTGGCTTCCCGGGCATCAGCGCCGCCGAGTGCTTCAACACGGGGTGCTGCTTCGACTCCAGAGTCCCCAACGTCCCCTGGTGTTTCCATCCCCTCCCGAAGCAAGGTAACCGGCGCCCGGCCCGCCCGAAGGGCCCCCTGTCCAGCCCTGGAGCCCCCCAGGGCCAGCCCTACCCGCCCCCCAACCCGCGCACACTTGCGAGAACCCGTCAGTTTTACTGATAGAAGGAAGGACAGCTCCCGGGCCTCTCCTGGCTGCTGGGGAGCTGCTGGGGGACAGGAAGGCGGTCCCTGGGACATTATCCACCGAACTGCCCACCAGCCTCCAATGGTAGGAGACCCACTTAGGTTTCCAGGGTTTTCTTCCGAGAACGAGTTTCACGGCGGCGCACGCCAGCCAGATAGGGCGTTCGTCGCGAGGTGCGCAGGGAAGGAAGTTGCATGTGCAGAGCACGCGGCGCCAACGGAACTCGGCGCCCACGGCCGCCCGTCCACGCCCGCCAGTGACTGTGGGTCACAGGCTCCCGGGGCTCCGAAGGGGACGAGACAGACGGGTGGTTACGAGGCAGGGCTTCTTCTCTGGTGGGGGCATTGCTGGCTTTCAGGGCTCTAGCAAAATGCATCACCCGTTTAAAGGATGCTCACCGGCCCGTGCTCAGCAGGGTACGGGGgtcaccccattttacagacgggaATATCGGGTCCAGAGAGTTGATTTTCCCAAGGCCCCGGAACCTCTGACCTGTGGCGTCTGTGCAGATCCAAGGGTGGCCAGCCGCTGGCTAAGGACCCTTAGACAGTCCTTGGAGGTGGTATACGGTGGCACCTCGCAACACGCTGAGGCTGCAGCTCGGTGGCACCCGCGTGCGAGGACAGGAATAGAGGTGCCAATTCCCGAGCTGCGCTAACTGAGTCTCCCTGTTGCTCCTTTCCTGGTGCCTGGGGACGCGTGGCCAGAGTCGGAGCAGTGTGTCATGGAAGTGGCGGCCCGCAAGAACTGTGGGTACCCGGGCATCAGCCCCCAGGAGTGTGCGTCTCGCAACTGTTGCTTCTCCGACACCATCCGCGACGTGCCCTGGTGCTTCTTCCCAATCCTCGATCAAGGTAACGTCCGTGCAggacggggcggggtgggggtgttgggagCCAGGCCCGGCCAACTCCAGGCCAGACCCCCGAGCGCAGCAGGGATCTTTTCGGGAGGAAGCAGCTCCGAGGGTCACTCTCCACAGTGACAGCAGCTTTGGGATGAGCCGAAAGCCACCAGGGTTCCCACGGGGGCTTGTGTGACGGCTGCAGACAGCAAGTCACCTCAGCCACGCCCCTGGGTCCTGGCCCAGCTGCCGGCGTCGCCCAGGCGACTGTCATGCAGCCCCTGGTTTGCACGGCCACTAAGTGCCATGCGCTGTGCCAGGTGCCGGGGAGGAGGATGTGGGCCTTGCTGTTTGCTCACGTGTGAGCACGATGGACCAGTTGGGCTCACGGAGGCCTGCTCAGGGCCACCCCGGGAGGCTccagccgccccctccccctaACATACAGTGTGTCTCCTGACCTGAGTTTGGCAACACGTCCCCCAAAGCGGGCACCGTGCACTTACCCATCTAGatgcttttctttccctgtttcaGAACATCAGGGCGAGCCAAAGAGCGCAGCCTTCACGGGGACACTCCCGAGTGATGTTTTATGTGACCTAAAGGTCTCTCTGGACAATTGCCAGTTACTGGGGGAGGGGATGGACCCCCGAGAAgtgtcctccttccctcctccagacTTGGGCAGGAAGTCTGGCCAAGGGCCTGTTGACAGGAGCCCCAGGAGGCTGTCAGGGCGGGGTCCCTTGGTCCCCTGATGCTGTCACCCACCCCCTGGCATTTCATGTTTCCAGATTGTCATTATTAAGAGGAGTCCCGTCGGAGAACCCACCAGCCTCCCTGGGTGTTTGGAAATGAAGACCACTCACCGTCACATCTCAGGTCCCCCGAGCGCCGGGCTTTCCTTAATCTGCTTTTTATCCTTGTCACTGGTTCAACAAACAAttccctcaaataaagaaaaccttgCTAAATTTCCTCTTGGCTTCATTGACATGGACGcggagagacaggcagggagtgtgtgtgcatacagacgtgagtgtgtgtggggggacgACTCCCCTTGCACACGCAGGCCACGCCAGCAGCAAGGGGGGGGATTCAGATTCCACGATCAGTCCCATCCCCCACCATTGGTGTAAGAACTCAAACCACCTTTGCCCCGAAAGCCTCTCGGAGCCGCATCTGATTTCAGATTGCAGTTACTAAATCGCTTCGCTTTTACCACGTGCAGCCCAGGCCACGGCTTTCGCACGGAGTGCAGGGGACCCGCCATCTGGCCTCCCGTGGGTGGGGCGGGCCGGCCGGCTCCAGGGCCTCCACCGAGGCCAGGCCAGCCCGTGGGAGGGAGGGTCTTGGCACAAAACCTCCGCGAAGGGGTGCTGGCATTCCTCCGtcagggctgggggtgcagggcgACGAGCCGGGCCAGACTTTCTGtggcttctccctccttcctgacaCCGCCTCCAGCCTGAGCCCACTGGCTTAGCCAGGGTGTTACCCAATGGCCCGCCTGCCACCTTGAAAACCCAAGGGCTCCCCTGCCAGGGTGGGGAGGTGCCAACTGGCTCTGCATTCGGTTCCGAAGTGCATCCTTCAAGGAAGGACTCGGCCCACATCGGCTCTCAGGACTCTTGTTTTGAGTCAAGTCACTGTCGTGTCTCTGTCTGGCTCACAACACACTCATAAGCTCAATGAAACAAGGGCTCTCGTTGGACTCGGGGTCTCCGAGGCCGGACAGACGGCCAGTGGAGACGGACTCTGGCCCCCGTGATGCTATTCTCCACAGAGCATCCTGTCCCTGGCCGTGTAGTTCCGAGTGAGCGTGGCCCGTGGAGAGGGTCTTTGACACACACCTTCCGGGACACATGCCTTGTTCGTCCCAACACCCCCGGACTGAGAGTTTGGAGGCACCTCCAGGACGGGTGCCACAGCCGTCCTGCATGCTGGGCTGCATGGAAACTCCTGGTTTCGTGGCCTCCTTGGGCGTATTCTGGTCCGCGGCCCCTGCCTCAGGCTGTGGGGGCCCTGGGCGGGGGTCTCCCCGGTACGGTGCGCCCTAGCTTCTGAGCCGATCCTACGTTGCCTTCCTGATAAATGAGGGAGGAATCTTGAAGAGCTGCAAGGCCTTCCCCACGGCCCGGGGGCTCAGCAGATCTACTCCGTTTCAGATACTCTGTCCCCTGCTCACTCCACCACTGCTGCTTACAGGTCACTGTGTGGCCCCCATCGCGGCTGGGATCGTACTGCCCCCCACGTCCTCCTCTTCCATTCGTGGGCCATCCGAGGGTCCTCATTGCCCCTGGAGCAACAGCTGGTGACATTCAAACCCACCACATCAGGAAAACCAACCTTCCATCCTCTTCCCGCAATAAAGTAATTCCTTGGTGCCCTGTGGGGTGTCTacttccctgtccctctgtttGGTCTCCTCCAGTGGCCCCCCtccaggtggggagcagggaggctggTGCAGAGGGTCCAGCAGGAGAAGGCAAAGGCCAGCTCTGCCCCTCAATCCCACCGTCCTGGCCTCCTGGCTCCTCGGGATCACGCAGGCCCTTGTCTGGATGGTTCAGGACAGGGGACTGGCCAGCGTTTCGGCAGAGAGAACAACAGGACATGTCACAGTGCACGTGTGGGTTGACATCCCAGGGTGACCTCAGGGAGGTTCTCTGATCTCTCAGACTTTCAGCCTTTCTGTTTGTAAAATATAGGTACTAATTACATCCCTAGCAGTGTTGTCCTGGGACTGAAAGCTCATCTTCATGCGTCCAGAATGTGAGCGGAGCCTGACGAGCACGTGCTTACTCCTTATACGCACGACACCCTGTATACTGAACACGGGGACACTCAATCCTCCACTCGAggtagttatgttctataaagtcgTTGACACTGAATCAGCAAACCCTGAGCCATTGAGGCTGGGAGAAACACACGGTCAGGTGCCCGAGTGCCTCCTACCAAATATTCAATGTTCAATACATgaccttgggggcacctggggggctcagtgggtgaagcaactgccttcggctcaggtcatgacctcagggtcctgggatggagcccagcatcgggGGTCCCTgctctggagggagcctgcttctccctctgcctatgtctctgcctctctctcttggtctcccatgaataaataaacaaaatcttaaaaaaaaaatttttttttagcaggtaGGTGGATTTGCAAATAGGGATCCACGAATAATGAGGATCGGTTGTATATTCATCGTAGGTGTTGCGTATTCGTTAATGTGTTTTGGAGACAGTGTgatacatgcacacaaataccCCCAGCTGTCGCTTTGGGGTCCAGGGGCCCAGCCCCTCTGAGCGACCGCAGCACAATCTGAACCTCCGCGGGTCACCTGGAGCCGGGGTGTTGCCGTAAGAGCGTATGCATCGGATCTCCAAAATACAGACACTGCACTTACGTTCTAGATCTCTGCACGGAGCtcacttcccagctgtgtgaccttgagcaggttacTTAGATGTTCTGTGCCTAATTTTACCCATGTGCGAAGTGGGGGTATTCACAGCATCGTTTCTTTAGAGGCCCGTCGTGGGGATTCAATGAGTTAATTAATGAGACGGGCCGTCGACAGGGTCAGGCACACAGCGGGTGCTTGGTGAGCATGCAGCCAGTGCTCCCGGGGACATGGAAGTGTCCCCGCCGTCTCACGACACAGTTCTCAGACCCTCCAGGATCCTAGCTGCTGATGCAGGAAGGCCAGGCCCTCCAAGtcccctccccagggctcctCCTCTGACTCTGGCTGCGGCGCGGTGGTCCCAGTGGGCTGTGCTCCTGTCTCAGGCTGGCAGGCTGCTGCTGCCACCTCCTCAGGAAGGCCCTGGCCAGAAGCGTCCTAGTGAAAGGGGACTGTGTCAGCCCACCGTCCTTCCCTTTGCACAGCCACCTGCCCCTTGCCCAAGGCTTGTCTGCATCAGTGCGAAGAGTTGTGGGAGGCTTCCGGGGCACTCCCGGGACTTTCCTGAGCGTGCCAGAGCCCAGATGGACTGTGGTCCACAGCCCCTGAAGGAGCCTGATCCCTGCTCCGGCCCAGCCAGGCTCCCCGGGCAGCTCAGACACGGGTGTGCTGACACCAGGGctcccgggccgggccgggtgACCAGCTTTCCACAAGGTCCCGTGTGGCCTGTAATCCAAAGAGAGCACAGAGTTCCCGAAGTGCTCCACCTTCATCTGATTCAGTGAGAAGTGTGGCTTCGAGGGAAGCACCAACGGTTCTGTTTGTCCTTCTGGGCCAGGTGGCTAAGGGGTGTGAGCACCTGCCCCGAGGATGCCTGGCCCTCCTGCGCCCTCTGCTGGCGGTCTGGGCGCCGCCTTGCCCAGCCTTCACCTGCCAGGCGCCCGGGGTGTTGGTGGGTGCCCCCCGGGGCAGCAGGGACGCAGTGCCTGACTCTACTTAGCCCCCTCAGCCCCCCAAAGTCAACAGAGTCAGTTCAACAACGATTGCAAGTTACTAAACTTATCATGGGAATCAGACGGGGCCAGATGCACCGACACGGGCTTGTCGCGACGTGGACACTTTGCATTCAGCGATGCGGCTCCCTTGTGGCTGGAAGACAGTGTGTGCCCCACGTGGCCTTTCTTCTGTGTGCAAAcggagaggtgggggggagggggggaaggaagaagagggcagggagagagggggcaggACAGAGATCCAGTCTCTCCTATTGACAGTAATCCCATCAGATCAGGGTCCTACACGTATGACCTTATTTAAGCTTAATTATACCTGTAGAGGCCCCCCCTCATGCCCCCACCCACTTGCCTCTGCACCCCCCATCCCCTGCAggccccatccctccaccccgtctccaaataccatcaacCCAAGGGTCATGGCTTCTGCATGTGGACTTGGGGGTCGTACCTGAGTCACAGCATCAGGAATCAGCTCACCGCCTTTGCACACTAACTAGTAACACTGGTAATGGTCACAGTTAAAATCttgaaggtttttaattttttttaacttagctctattgaggtataattcaatataataaaattttcctGCTTTAAGTGCATTGGTTCGTTGAGTCTTGAGAAATGTCTGCAGTCACGGAAACAGGACCCCAAGGAAGACGCAGACCTTCTGTCCTGCCGCCAGcgccctcctcccacctccgGCCCCCAGAGCCCcgtgatctgctttctgtcactacagTTTATGACTCTTCTGGAATTTCATGCCAGTTAATCCAACAGCGtgggcctggcttctttcactcaccaCCAGGCTCCCGAGATGCACCAGGTCTGTGCGTGCAAGGGGGGTTCCCCTGcatccttccccacccctcccctgcacctgcaccccctCTGTCCCCCCATCCGCCCTGTATcccccctgcacctgcaccccctctctccccctcctccatgCAGGAACATCTGACACCCACACGGCCCACCAGCTGATGGATGGACCGCCAGGTTCCCAGTTGTTTGGTGTGAACCAAGTCGTAATGAATAATTACGTATTCATAATATGTATAATACCCTAATACGGATAATTACCCAGGTCTTCCTGggctttgggtaaataccttcCCTCACCGTAAAGGTCGGTGGGTGAGATGTCTGGGTGCATGGAGGTGTCATGTTCACTCTGTAAGAATCTGACAAACCGTTTTCCAGAATAATCCTCCCGTGTTGCCTCCCCAGCAACATAAGAGGATGAGGATTGCAGGTGGTTTGTGTCCCCTCCTGCCCTCGgtatcatttgtttttcttttcttttctttttaaagattttattcatgagagacacacagagaggcagagacacaggcagaaggaggagcaggctccgtgcagggagcccgacgtgggactggatcccgggtctccaggatcaggccatgggctgaaggtggcgctaaaccgctgagccacccgggctgccctcatttgttTTTCAACTGTAGCCAGGCTAGCGTATGCGATACTCATACACTACTGAcccagtatttcattttaattttaatttctatttccctagCAGCTAGCGATAGGGAGTACCTTTTCCTGGGCTTCTCTTCTCCTTACGTCTTCTCTGCTAGAGCCTCTGCCCGaagttttatatcattttactCAGGGCCTTTGTCTTTTTCATACTGAGCCATCAGGGCGCTTCATCTATTCTgcaaacaatttatttttttttttagagagatttatttatttattcatgagagacccagagagagaggcaaagacacaggcagagggagaagcaggctccctatagggagtctgacgcagaactcgatcctgggatcccggggtcatgcgctgggccagccaggtgccccttagcaGTACCTTTCAAAGAGCAGGTGTGTTTCATTTTGCTGAAGCCCACCTTCTTTGTGACTCACACTTTCTGTGTCCctcgcttaaaaaaaaaaatctgcctaatCCGAGGCCACAAAGATTTTTCTACTATATATTCTTCTAGAAGTCTTATAATTGCAGCACTTGCCGTTTGGGATTTACGACagttttcaagttaatttttcaGTATAAATTAGGACAttctcctttgtcttttattcttgGAGATAATCTGCAGCAAGGGGACTATTTTCTGTTTGCAGCTTCTTTAGAATTTCCCTATgagcagctttagtagaataggtatggtttcttctttaaacgtttgatagaattcccctgggaaaccatctggccatggactcttgtgtcttgggaggtgtttgatgactgcttcaatttcctccctggttattggcctgttcaggttttctatttcttcctgctccagttttggtactttgtggctttccagaaatgcatccatttcttctagattgcctaatttattggcgtacagctgttcataatatgtttttaaaatcgtttgtatttccttggtgttggtagtgatctctctcattcatgattttattaattagagtcttctctctcttctttttaataaggttggctaatggtttatctaccttattaattctttcaaagtaccaactcctggttttgttgatctgttccacagttcttctggtctttatttcattgagttctgctcaaatctctattaactctcttcttctgctgggtgtaggatctatttgctgttttttctctagctcttttaggtgtaaggtgagctttcatatttgagttctttccagtttttgaatggatgcttgtattgcgatgtatttccccctcaggactgcttttgctgtatcccaaagattttgaacagttgtatcttcattctcattagtttccatgaatctttttaattcttccttaatttcctggttgaccctttcatcttttagcaggatggtccttaacctccacgtgcttgaaatccttccaaacttcttcttgtgatttagttctaatttcagggcattatggtctgagaatatgcaggggacaatccgaTCTTTTGGTaatggttaagacctgatttgtgacccagtatgtggcctattctggagaaagttccatgtgcacttgagaagaatgtgtattcagttgagtttggatgtaaagttctgtagatatctgtgaaatccttctggcccagtgtatcatttaaagctctcgtttctttggagatgttgcttagaagacctatcgattatagaaagcgctacattgaaGTCGCCAAGTAtaagtattattatctaagtatgtcttaactttggttattaattgattgatatattgggcagctcccacatttggggcatatatattgatgattgtttttttaatttttatttatttatgatagtcacagagagagagagagagaggcagagacacaggcagagggagaagcaggctccatgcaccgggagcccgacgtgggactcgatcctggtctccaggatcgcaccctggggcaaaggcaggcgctaaactactgtgccacccagggatccctatattgatgattgttaagtcctcttcttggatagatcctttaagttcggaaagatagaaagagatggaatacttccaaactcgttctatgaggccagcatcacctaattccaaaaccagacaaagaccccgccaaaaaggagaattatagaccaatatcccagatgaacatggatgcaaaagttctcaacaagatactagccaataggatacaacaatacattaagaagattattcaccatgaccaagtaggatttatccccaggatgcaaggctggttcaacactcgtaaaacaatcaatgtgattgatcatatcagcaagagaaaaaccaagaaccatatgatcctctcattagatgcagagaaagcatttgacaaaatacagcatccattcctgatcaaaactcttcagagtgtagggatagagggaacattcctcgacatcttaaaagccatctacgaaaagcccacagcaaatatcattctcaatggggaagcactgggagcctttcccctaagatcaggaacaagacagggatgtccactctcaccactgctattcaacatagtactggaagtccaagcctcagcaatcagacaacaaaaagacattaaaggcattgaaattggcaaagaagaagtcaaactctccctcttcgctgatgacatgatactctacatagaaaacccaaaagcgtccaccccaagattgctagaactcatacagcaatttgtcagtgtggcaggatacaaaatcaatgcccagaagtcagtcgtatttctatacactaacaatgagactgaagaaagagaaattaaggagtcaatcccatttacaattgcacccaaaagcataagatacctaggaataaacctaaccaaagaggtaaaggatctataccctaaaaactacagaacacttctgaaagaaattgaggaagacacaaagagatggaaaaatattccatgcttatgaattagaagaattaatattgtgaaaatgtcaatgttacccagggcaatgtacacgtttaatgcaatccctatcaaaataccatggactttcttcagagagttggaacaaatcatcttaagatttgtgtggaatcagaaaagaccccaaatagccaggggaatattaaaaaagaaaaccatagctgggggcatcacaatgccagatttcaggttgtactacaaagctgtggtcatcaggacagtgtggtactggcacaaaaacagacacatagatcaatggaacagaatagagagcccagaagtggaccctcaactttatgatcaactaatattcgataaaagaggaaagactatccattggaagaaagacagtctcttcaatagatggtgctgggaaaattggacatccacatgcagaagaatgaaactggaccactctctttcactatacacaaagataaactcaaaatggatgaaagatctaaatgtgagacaagagtccatcaaaatcctagaggagaacacaggcaacaccctctttgaacttggccacagtaacttcttgcaagatacatccacgaaggcaagagaaacaaaagcaaaaatgaactattgggatttcatcaagataagaagctttcgcacagcaaaggatacagtcaacaaaactaaaagacaacctacagatgggagaaggtatttgcaaatgacctatcagataaagggctagtttccaagatctataaagaacttcttaaactcagcagcaaagaaacaaacaatccaatcatgaaatgggcaaaagacatgaagagaaatctcacagaggaagacatggacatggccaacatgcacatgagaaaatgctctgcatcacttgccatcagggaaatacaaatcaaaaccacaatgagataccacctcacaccagtgagaatggggaaaattaacaaggcaggaaaccacaaatgttggagaggatgcggagaaaagggaaccctcttac includes these proteins:
- the TFF2 gene encoding trefoil factor 2; protein product: MDMGPRGVQLLAVLLALGLCAPAGAQKPSACQCSRIEASHRKNCGFPGISAAECFNTGCCFDSRVPNVPWCFHPLPKQESEQCVMEVAARKNCGYPGISPQECASRNCCFSDTIRDVPWCFFPILDQDCHY